In Zingiber officinale cultivar Zhangliang chromosome 3A, Zo_v1.1, whole genome shotgun sequence, the DNA window ttaatagaaataatataaaggtagtccaagcatgggtccccaagtccaaattgatcaaccaAGTCGGACTtgaccaatactgggttccgaaggatcaaatacactacctcgatagacaatgtcgaggccatgatccagggggagcaaaaagaaaaacgatattaatcaaaccaacttaattcaaattcaaaattaaaaaaaaattcaaagttaaaaattcgaaatcaaattcaaaaatcaaattacaaattctaaattcgaaattaaattaaaattcaaaattcaaattacaaattcaaattttgaaagtaaatcaaaattcaaaaattcaatttaaatcaaagaaaaatagatggaggatccaaactagctggcacctccaactgaactacccgacagggtaactgaacctaatctacccgaaatgggtaaaacaagaatagattactcggcagagtaattaaggttagattaaaacggactaggtttaacttgacccacagtactggtgaagtttttggataatagtacgttagggaagcttgggcatcgcatgtctaggaagatatggcttcgacctggtgcatttggccaagtggaactgaccgaagctatccttaaatggatcctaactagttagaccaaagtttagtattaagttcagtgggtaggactatttggaaaacctcgaaggcatggttactttaatgagttccttgtgactcaccatagcccagaagtttatccaaagaatgcttacttgttgaatccaaagctaaacctgaatctaacacaaagttaaaccaaacccttaaatagaacctcaattcatctcacaacaattataggattacctgattgaaaacttagatcgggtgagatgactaagaaatttaaaatttcaaaattaaattcgttacTATAATTCTATGattaaattcttaaaaatcatttcaaaattcttttaaaaattatttgaaaaatcttttcaaaatcattttaaaacttaatttcaaaattcttttaaaaatgtatttgaaaaatcttttcaaaatcatttcaaaatcattttaaaacttaatttcaaaattcttttaaaatttatttgaaaaatcttttcaaaatcatttcaaaatcattttaaaacttaatttcaaaattcttttaaaaattatttgaaaaatcttttcaaaatcatttcaaagtcattttaaaacttaatttcaaaattcttttaaaaattatttgaaaaatcttttcaaaatcattttaaaacttaatttcaaaattctttaaaaatttatttgaaaaatcttttcaaaatcattttaaaacttaatttcaaaattcttttaaaaattatttgaaaaatcttttcaaaatcatttcaaaatcattttaaaacttaatttcaaaattcttttaaaaattatttgaaaaatcttttcaaaattatttcaaagtcattttaaaacttaatttcaaaattcttttaaaaattatttgaaatatcttttcaaaatcatttcaaaacttaatttcaaaattcttttaaaaattatttgaaaaatattttcaaaatcatttcaaagtcattttaaaacttaatttcaaaattcttttaaaaattatttgaaaaatcttttcaaaatcattttaaaacttaatttcaaaattcttttaaaaattatttgaaaaatcttttcaaaatcatttcaaagtcattttaaaacttaatttcaaaattcttttaaaaattatttgaaaaatcttttcaaaatcatttcaaaatcattttaaaacttaatttcaaaattcttttaaaaattatttgaaaaatcttttcaaaatcatttcaaagtcattttaaaacttaatttcaaaattcttttaaaaatttatttgaaatatcttttcaaaatcctttcaaaatcattttaaaacttaatttcaaaattcttttaaaaatttatttgaaaaatcttttcaaaatcatttcaaagtcattttaaaacttaatttcaaaattcttttaaaaattatttgaaaaatcttttcaaaatcatttcaaaatcattttaaaacttaatttcaaaattcttttaaaaatttatttgaaaaatcttttcaaaatcatttcaaagtcattttaaaacttaatttcaaaattcttttaaaaattatttgaaaaatcttttcaaaatcattttaaaacttaatttcaaaattctttaaaaatttatttgaaaaatcttttcaaaatcatttcagaatcattttaaaacttaatttcaaaattcttttaaaaattatttgaaaaatcttttcaaaatcatttcaaagtcattttaaaacttaatttcaaaattcttttaaaaatttatttgaaaaatcttttcaaaatcattttaaaacttaatttcaaaattctttaaaaatttatttgaaaaatcttttcaaaatcatttcaaaatcattttaaaacttaatttcaaaattcttttaaaaattatttgaaaaatcttttcaaaatcatttcaaaatcattttaaaaatttatttgaaaaaccttttcaaaaacttttcaaaatcattttatttcgaaattcttttaaaaattattttcaaaatcttttcaaaatcattttaatttcaaaattctttaaaaatcatttgaaatatcctctgaaaaattaatttcaaaacccttctcagaaattattaaaatctttgaaattctaaactcaattaagttttaaatcttcaaaataatggtcacttatttggaattctaactgatattttcaatgttgtaaattaaagtaaactccatctcacactcactcatatgctaaacatacttgttaatctagaatgagtgaggtggaaaattaggaaaataattttttaacctctcatgcttgaactcctgaactcaaaaatttattaaggcattaattaagggggagtgattttgagtcggttttaaaattaatttttctttaaaataaaattttaacttgacctcaaaattaaaaactaatttttacttatcttcaaaaattcaggttatttttaacttaactttaaagttaaaattatctcagctaaaagtatctctcaaactaaaggaaatgcaAATATTCAGGTTAAGCATgcttgatctttagggctctgatacctgatcaacgccaattaaataatttaattgatatataacttgacttatgcttggacttaaggaccaattgaataaataacctaaattaaaattttagccacactctctcttcaacttaaaaattaacaagttctttttcaaaaataagtattattaagctaagtccctttttcacttaagctacattttcaaaatttaatgtttgcaaaaggcttagctaagtgactcatatagcaactttcaaacttagttacatatttttttcctcttttcctctaaaaccaactaagcttacaaagaggctaaagtcatccataaattagcctttttaacttaggagaaaaataactaacaaatttTTCAGTTAATAGTTAAGTGTTTCACAAGCATTTTTCCAAAGTCTAAAACTACTTTTTCTAAAAAGCTTAAAACATGCTTTCCAActagcttattttttgatatatggcaaagggggagagtaggaaattcaaaatcattaattcaaaatcaaaagtaaaaagtgttttattaagggggagagtaggaaattcaaaagtaaaactttattcaaaaaggaaaccctgtgttaagggggagcttcacaaaagtaagtgtcagcttaagttaggcgttcatttgaatttatatacttaagcttgctcacttaaaactttttaacatttttatgcatttgtttttacttaactttgaattgggttgtcataatcaaaaagggggagattgttggtgcgggaagcatctaacgatcgaacctgagttttgataatggcaaaggattcaaagttaaggtgtgttgtgatctaacatgttgaatgagtatttcaggaaaagtcctaactgcggttaggcaggtgaaaaaccctaggggtggtaaccctaggtcctagggggtggtaaccctaggtggagaaaagtcctagctgcggttaggcaaagggaaaaaccctagggggtggtaaccctaggtcatagggggtgataaccctatgcggaaagtcttggcaggtcgatggcttcaggcaaaagtcctagggggtggtaactctaggtggaaagtcctggtgtcgcgaaccaggtgaaagactggactagccgggaagcggatgtccagcagaaagtccggaagcgtcgagtgctgagcaaaagtccagtcgatctggaggatcgcactggcaacaggtaaatctcctgagtggagtaggtgaggacgtgttccccgtagagggaacagtaggcgtcgggtcgacctaggatttccggggggaaacctgaagtcagacccggacagttcgaatgctgtcaaaactttcattattatcattcattatgtttctgtgctaactttgttttgcagggtatgtgtttgggactaacacattttgcaggaacaaaggagcaagttacaactcggatgaacagtgtccgaggcgcctccatggagcttggaggcgcctcgggtgcgaaccaggaaaagccagcgcagaaggttggaggcgccttagatgaagttcaaggcgccttgggtcgaaggttgaaggcgccttgggtaggttaaaggcgccttgaactggatgaagttcgaccaagtctgtgttgatctccgcgggtgactcagcctgtttaaggcgccttgaagggcttcaaggcgccttgaacaccctttataaggggtctcgagcagcagcaccagaagaacgaactccaagcaatccttacgctacaagctgctctagaaacacccagaagtactgctacaagtccccgacaacccggagcttcagattctgctactttattgttgtcggtataatttgttttagttctttcaattgtaatatcttattgtacattttacgagcttatagttgttgcccacggaaacgatcaaggatcgcgggccttcgagtaggagtcgccttaggctccgaacgaagtaaaacttcttgtgtccctctttgattgcattcgttatttccgctgtttatatttactttgatagttttacgattccgatacgatcaaaatagccacgagcgctattcaccccccctctagcgcgtctcgatccaacacggaTCAGATAAGCCGAGGACCATCAGTTGATCGGTCGACAGAATGgagggatcggtcaactgaacgaAGGCTCATCCAGAGAGACTGCATCTGGACGGAAGGCCGAGTGGAtttagcaggttcggtcgaccgaacctggggatcgatcgACAATTCGGGTCGAGTTAAaacttgatcccgagatcaggggatctggatcaggtctgaagagactataaaagggggtctcgACCAGCTACTTAGAACAACTGAATTCGCAACGATCTTCGAATCTGCGCACTACACCGAGACGACTCAACAACGCTCACCTTCTGTTCCGACAAATCGACGAACAAATTCCTAATTCTTTATTGTCAGTATACTTTGTTTTTGGTACTTGTAATTGCTTATTTGTAAAAGATTTCCAAGCTATTAGTGATTGTctaccgaaagtgatcaacgatcacgggccttggagtaggagtcgtcacatgctcTGATCCAAGTACAAGAAATTTGTTAGCGATTGCgttgatttttttctttattccactgcatCATTCTGAATTTTTCGAAATGAACGAATTAGtcatgagtgttattcacccccctttaacACATCATCGATCCTACAACAATTTCCTAATGTGTattgatttatctaattatcttttattttttataggtataaaaagtccaaaaggaggtataatttttcttaaattcagcAAATTTGAAttagaatttagtatattttttttatcaaattgagcacaACTATTTTTTCCACttgatcaatcgattgagaatTATATCAATTAATTAAGTCAATCAATTGGTatgagctcccaatcgattggttaggTGATAAAAGAGTTGTGCTcatttggatagaaaatatactagattcttttAAATGATATTGAATTTGAGAGTAATTATATTTCCTTTTAGTTTTTCTGTACCTATAAAAAATAAGGGTAATTAGGTAACTTGGTATCCATTATGTCTAGTTAGGGAGttaaaacaaatattttttgATTTACCTAATTATCCTTTATTTTTATAGGTATAAAAAGTTAAAAGGAGGTATACTTTTTTCTAAATTCAGCCTATTTAGTTTAAAAtgtagtatattttttttattaaattgtgtACGATTCTTTTTTTGTCTGATCAATTGATTGAGAATTGATACCAATCGATTAATTTATGAtgaatcgattgatcaattgaatcaatttaatctaaATTAATTGATTAGTATGATTTTTAATCAATTGGTCaagtgaaaaaaataattatacttaattatattaaaaatatattagatttttttaaacagTACTAAATTTAAGAGAAGTTATATAACATAAATTATATTTCTGGTTAggttttttatatttataaaaaatataaataattaagtAAACTGATCTACATTATCTTTGATTAAGGAGGAAGAATAAATATTTTTGGATATGGGCACTGATGGTAGAGTTTAAATTGTGATTTACTATTGAATCAATGTTTACACTTGACGACATTGAGTGAGTCCCATCGGCCAACAGAGAATCCGACACTTAGGTGGGTTCCAGCTGGGCCTTGGCAACCAACAGACCCTCCGCTGTCCTCGCCTGCAGTAGCAATGCCAGCTGAAGTCGAGACTGGTCGCCCAATTATTCAAACTCGTTCTAGAGACGATGGGATTTGGGAGTGTTTCTTTGCTCAAGAGACAAAAACATCTGTGTCGTTTTCTGCACTCCATTTGTGATTTAGCGATCAAATGCGCAGGCAAAATGGTGCTAGTTTTTGTGCCAAAATGTTCTATGTCGCCTTTTTTTTTCCTCTGTCGTCTTGTCTTGGAACGAGCGACGACGACAGGCTGTTGCCTCAGCGCTTGCATTTGATGCCGAAGGCCGCTCCAGTTCTCTGTCCTTGCTCATGGTTGCCGAGGAAAGCAAACTTAACGGCTCCGTCTCATGATCTAACGGAACCTTGCGATTCTGTTGACACTTGGACGGCGGCAGACAGCTCATGTGCTTCTTTGCTTCATCCTATATAAATGGGCACCTCGGCCACCGCTTCCCGGCCTTGGGAGTGTTCCTTTTGCTCGCTCTGTCGATCTCAGTCGTTTGATCGCTTTGCCGGAAGAGTTGATGTCGGTAAGTGACAACTCCTCTTGCCTTGCTACCTTTGTTATTTTTTCCTGATTCGGTGATTGGTGTGTTGCTTGTTCAAGGAATATGGGATTCGGTTTGGTTGATCTCGAAGGGTTTGTCTCGTTTTGGATGACATTAATCTTGTGAAGGATCTTTTCTTGCTCTTTTCCTCTTGTCTTCCCCTTTGTTTGTTGAGTAATTGATGATCTAGGTCTTGTTCATGCGAAAATTCTGGTTTTTTTCGGCTTgcgtttattattttttttttctcgtggTGCGTTTATTTAGTTCACTGCCGCTCGGAGCTATTCGGTATACTTTATGTGATTCGAAATCTGATGCCTTTGCTCCTTTCGACAGTCATTATGCGTTTGGCGGTCATCTTTGTAAAGTTGCAAAAGCTGCTTTCTGTTGCATCGTATATACCATACTTTTGTATATTTTGTGAATCACCATGTGAGTTTTATGTAAAATCGTTTTGTTCTGAGACAGGATTTTGAGATTAGCCTGACATGAATCTACTAGACTTTTGTTGTACAAGAGTTTCTGTTATGAAGGAACGAAGAGCCATAGCACTCGGTGCTTGTTTTTTGGACTTCATGAATGATGAGGGTTGAGTGCAAATATATTCGTTTGCTTCTAgactttaatttgatttaattttaatgcaTATGCTTCTTTTATAAATTGATCTAAGATTTCATGTGTGTATCTTggtctaaataatttttttcttgtgCCTTCTGGTATGCAATTCTGCTAATGTCTGACTATGACTATCCATTTGGTTTATTTATATTATAGTGTGTCAGTATTCAACAATCACTTATTCATGTTGTCTTAGTCTTTAGTCTTTGTTTTAATGCCATTCTGCAAATAGATGTAGTTTGCCACTTGCAATGACACATTCTCATGCAATTTTACCCTATAGTCAAGACAGAATAAATATTTTGATTTTCTATTTAAACTGTTGACTCACTGAGCCAAAATGAAGATGACTGGTCAAGAAGAGAGTACATTTCTTGTTTATATTAGATCGTCATTCGGTAAGAGTGTGTTTATATTCTCCCGATACATTTTTGTATGGCATGTTGATTATAATCTGACATGCTCTAGCATTGGCAAAGACCCCTTTTGCCCAACTTGCCTTGGCATGCTTTTAGATCTTTCCGACCATTTAAGCCATTCTGATTAGCATGAAAATCCTGTCCTACTATATCCAAACGTTAATTTGAGTTGAGAACTAAGTTGGCAAAACACCTCTTTGATGAAACAGTAAATATTTTAGTCTATGCTCACCAATAAAGCGTGTAGATAAAATATCAAGGAATTAGACTTTGAAGGATCAGGGAtctatgtagattttttttttttcatgtgttTTTAACATGCAAGTGGTATCAAATGATGTTCTAGAGCTTCTTTTGGACATTTTGAAAGTTGGTTTAGTTAAGGCTACAACTTCTATAGTGTTTTTTGGAGTTCAATTGATTCCCTGCCTGATTATTGAGCTAACCAAAATTTATAGTTAATTGAAGTTTGATCAATAACTTGCCTCCTTAATTGACCTGTCATAAAAACCAGCTATATTCTCAGTCAGCTACAGATGTTTGCTGCCTATAGAGATTCTCGAAAAGAAAACTTAATTGACGTTCTTCTGAGAACAAAGAGGTGGGTGATTCAAATGTTGGCTCAAATTGACATTCTTCAACCTTTGTTACAAAGTTTCATGTCCAAACTGTTTTCAGTTAGTTATATGGATTTTAttacatatttaaattttgtgaAAATTTGCTAGTAGTAATATTtgagatttttaaaatcatttctatCTACATTGATAAGATTCTTTTTGTTTCTCTTAGACCCTCACATCTTTAATTCTAATCCATTCTACTTGTCTGACTATATTATTTATTAGTTTTGAGTATCTTTCATATTCTTTGAAAGTGTTTTATCTCATTTTATCATCTCGTTCTCCATTTCTAGTATTTTTAACTTTCTTTAATCTTCAATTCTAAAAGCATGAGCTACATTTTTGTTTCTCTTCTAAATTTGCTGTGATAAAACATGAAGAACAACTAAATATCATCTCACTTCACTACTTACAAAAAAAGTGGTTGTAAATTCCAGGAGGAAAGAGGCAGGCCCTTGCCGAAGTTTGGCGAGTGGGATGTCAACGATCCTGCTTCCGCAGAGGGGTTCACTGTGATCTTCAACAAAGCACGTGATGAGAAGAAAACTGGTGCAAATACACATGAAACGGACTCTCCGGCTAAGGAGGATCCAAATTTTAAACCTGGAACTTATTCTTCCAGGTCACCTTCTGTAAGTATCCAATGTGCTTCAACTCCTTGTGTATGAATCCTTTGGATTAATTAGCTCTCTCTGATCTTCTATAACCCCAGAGGAAATGGTTTTGCTGCATTCAAGGATCCACAGAACCTTAGAGATGGTTGGATGCTTGTCACATAGAAGTTACGGAATCAAAATTTTTCCCTTGGTTTGTGGCATTTTCAAGTGACAGGTAGCAATAACCATCTTAACAGTGGATGTCTGATGGTTAGAGTGAGCATGGTGTGGAAGAAAGCTGGGAGAACAACGTTCTTATTCTTGTTCATGTTCATCTGTGGTAACATGAACTGATTAATGCACATTGGTCCATCCTAATTGTTCGTAGTTGGCATTTTTGTTTCAATTAAGACCTATATCGCCTTTTGTTTCGATGATGTGATTTGTTTCATTTATTGGTGAATAATGTCTGCCCTCATTTGCATTTGTTGTTTTATTGGTAGTAtatggagttttttttttttttttgttaatgaaGTTTCTAATTAAAAAGGAATAGACAATATCCTGATAGTCTGACTGGATATATGGTCCGGTCAAACATTTCATCTATCAGGTAAATCTAGGAGTGCTTGTTGTTTGTGATTGTCCGTTTAAAGCAATCGGCATTTTTTACTTTAGTCAGCATTTTTAGTTTTGTTATCGTATTGAGGAAAACTGTCCCGTACTATATTTTAGTTGAGATTTAAGCTTGCCTAGTTAATCGCTAGAGTGTTGATTGCCCGATCAAAGTCCGATGGTAACTTTCACATATACTTGATAGCATAGGATGATTAGGTTCATCCTATATATTTCTTAGAGCCCGTCTATTTTATGTGAAAGAAGATAAATAAATCAGTTTATAGTCAACCTAAATGCTGTGTTTACTCTCACGCgcagataaagaaaggaaagaaatttatgatgaaaaattattttcagaggaaaagaagagaaaggatgaAGAAATCCTTCctttatatttttgtttatctTAATAAGGAAGGTGGATACATGTGATgtaattttataaacaaaaaatggtatatgcatcattttttttatacatgGTGTAATTTTGTAAGTTAAAAAAGGTACATGCGTCATCATTTTttggtatatggtgtaattttatgaatgaaaaggggtacatgcgtcatttttttttcccATCCGTTGATTTACGTCTAATTTTGAGATGATTGATTTTGGCTCCAAAATCATCCGTGGATGGATTGCGTTTATCTTCCATCTGAAAATTTCAATGAAATAAACGATGAAAATTTTCCACTACAGAAATTTTTCCTTAGTTTTATTTTCTGCTCTCCCAAATAAACAGAGCATAAGTGaccaggaggaggaggaggagttttTTTCCCTAAGGGCATGCGTCTAACTTTCACCTAAGCTTTTCTAGCAAAAATAATTACATTTACTCTAAGAGTCTTTCAAAGTTTGTCCATAAGTTATGtgaattgaaataaatcataaagtTAATTTATAACCGACCATAAAATTAATTAAGGGTAGAGGAATTTTTTAGTCCGTCTTTGAGAATTAAACTCTTATGATACGGTGCGTAAATAAGGAGTCTTATAATACCAGAAAGACAATGGTTAAAGAATGTGATAGTCAATAATCAAGGGGAGGTGTTGGTTTAGTCTCCTTTCTTCACCCTCCATATAATTCTTGGTCGGTCACAGACAGGTAGGGTCCTCAGGGCTGAGCCCTGGGCTAAGGTTTTAACTAGTTTTCGACTGACTACCTACTACTCAGGTTATCCAAGCTCAGTCTCTACATATGTCCCTGACATCGGATATCTTCCATCTTTACATTTCAGAACAAGTGCAGAAGTTTCTTATAGACGATGCTAAATTGATCTTGTCCGGAAGTTGAGTCAGACGAAGGCTGGCGAAGGTGGTGTCGGCGTTGACAGAGTGGCGACTTTGACACACCCTATATGTGTGCATCGGAAACTTGGACCCCAACATAGTACTAGAGGCCTGTGATAACGAAACCGGTGGTACTTGGGTTTTACACACACCTAGACAAGCACACGAAGTGTTAGAGACCAAAAATCAGGAAAGGGGTCCCTGATGTTGGACGTTACACTTGGcagacgaaagggttcgtccctttcaCTGCCGCAAACGGCAGTTTGCtggaaacgccaaggagacgaaggggcgtcatttccccttcgtcttccttagccttcttataagaggcgtccaaggcaatcagaGGTGAGAAGAGAGGTTGATGCGAAGGTAATCAGCGAGTAGAGGCGTGAGGTGATCAGTGAGCAAAGAGAGAACGTCTAGGGAcgagatttggtttgtggaagagtccgagaaggttccgtgtggtgatcttctcggcgacagcagcAGCGACGTCTCCGGCGGTTCATCGGTGACTTCATCGACCGACGTCTTtggttgcggttcttcgggagatccaTGTGAGTAGTTACCGCATTATTCAATTGATTCGTTTTagtttttcatgctctcaaaactaccaacaatggtatcagagcatgtataGTTTTGAAAGTATGGAAATCGACGTGAAAAAGCTtgcgt includes these proteins:
- the LOC122051623 gene encoding protein NOI4-like, encoding MSEERGRPLPKFGEWDVNDPASAEGFTVIFNKARDEKKTGANTHETDSPAKEDPNFKPGTYSSRSPSRKWFCCIQGSTEP